In Porphyrobacter sp. LM 6, one DNA window encodes the following:
- the phhA gene encoding phenylalanine 4-monooxygenase, whose protein sequence is MADDVFTAPLVRPAHVGADWLEPTQTAYTADDHAVWDDLFARQMEVLPGRACSAFMAGLDKLDLGRGGVPEFGKLSEELGQLTGWSVVPVPMLIPDHVFFWHLANRRFPAGNFIRTRETFDYIEEPDVFHDVFGHVPMLTDPVYADYMQEYGRAGWKAMRYNRLKALGALYWYTVEFGLIEEAGSVRAYGAGILSGPTEAKFAVEAESPNRIMLNVDRVMRTDYVISDLQPTYFVIESFADLYRQTVERDFDRLYRSLPAGFTYANSAVIDVDNVLHRGTQEYHLRGGRGSGAVPV, encoded by the coding sequence ATGGCGGACGATGTCTTTACTGCGCCGCTGGTGCGCCCCGCGCATGTCGGCGCGGACTGGCTGGAGCCGACGCAGACAGCCTACACCGCCGATGACCACGCGGTGTGGGACGATCTCTTCGCCCGCCAGATGGAGGTGCTGCCGGGCCGTGCTTGCTCTGCCTTCATGGCGGGGCTCGACAAGCTCGATCTCGGCCGCGGCGGCGTGCCCGAATTCGGTAAACTGTCGGAGGAACTGGGCCAGCTTACCGGGTGGAGCGTCGTGCCGGTGCCGATGCTGATCCCCGATCACGTGTTCTTCTGGCACCTGGCCAACCGCCGCTTCCCGGCAGGCAACTTCATCCGCACCCGCGAAACCTTCGACTACATCGAGGAGCCCGACGTCTTCCACGACGTGTTCGGCCACGTGCCGATGCTGACCGATCCGGTCTATGCCGATTACATGCAGGAATATGGCCGCGCCGGGTGGAAGGCGATGCGCTACAACCGGCTGAAGGCCTTGGGCGCGCTCTACTGGTACACGGTCGAATTCGGGCTGATCGAGGAGGCGGGCAGCGTGCGCGCCTATGGTGCGGGCATCCTGTCAGGCCCGACCGAAGCGAAGTTCGCGGTGGAGGCCGAAAGCCCCAACCGCATCATGCTCAATGTCGATAGGGTAATGCGGACCGATTACGTCATCAGCGACCTGCAACCGACCTATTTCGTGATCGAGAGCTTCGCCGATCTCTACCGCCAGACGGTCGAGCGCGATTTCGACCGCCTCTACCGCAGCCTGCCGGCGGGGTTCACCTATGCCAATTCGGCGGTGATTGATGTCGACAATGTGCTGCACCGGGGCACGCAGGAGTACCACCTGCGCGGCGGGCGCGGCAGCGGGGCGGTGCCGGTCTAA
- the ppk2 gene encoding polyphosphate kinase 2 — protein sequence MGMKREAYEEALKPLTLELVSMARWAKATGARIVVLFEGRDTAGKGGAIGAVRESLNPRQCRTVALSKPTEAEMGQWYFQRYIAHLPTAGEIVLFDRSWYNRAGVEKVMGYCSPEQVTAFLEQAPAFEKLLTDDGILLFKYWLAADQDEQEERLRERLDDPLKRWKLSPIDLAARAKYDDYTKAREAMLKATHTAHAPWTIVDFNDQRRGRLTLIRDLLSRVPDTHEEPEAIDFPDLGREPVKETYGVLKPIADYPVD from the coding sequence ATGGGGATGAAGCGCGAGGCCTATGAGGAGGCGCTCAAACCGCTGACGCTCGAACTGGTCAGCATGGCGCGCTGGGCCAAGGCGACCGGTGCGCGCATCGTGGTGCTGTTCGAGGGCCGCGATACCGCAGGCAAGGGCGGCGCGATCGGCGCGGTGCGCGAAAGCCTCAATCCCCGCCAGTGCCGCACTGTTGCCCTCTCCAAGCCGACCGAGGCGGAGATGGGGCAATGGTATTTCCAGCGCTACATCGCCCACCTGCCGACGGCGGGGGAAATCGTGCTGTTCGACCGCAGCTGGTACAACCGCGCCGGGGTGGAGAAGGTCATGGGCTATTGCAGCCCCGAGCAAGTCACCGCCTTCCTCGAGCAGGCCCCTGCGTTCGAGAAGCTGCTGACCGACGACGGCATCCTGCTGTTCAAATACTGGCTCGCCGCCGATCAGGACGAACAGGAGGAGCGCCTGCGGGAAAGGCTGGACGATCCGCTCAAGCGCTGGAAGCTCTCCCCCATCGATCTTGCTGCGCGCGCCAAGTATGATGATTACACCAAGGCGCGCGAAGCGATGCTGAAGGCAACCCACACGGCCCACGCGCCGTGGACCATCGTCGATTTCAACGACCAGCGGCGCGGAAGGCTGACGTTGATCCGCGACCTGCTGTCGCGGGTGCCCGATACGCACGAGGAGCCCGAGGCGATCGACTTCCCTGATCTGGGCCGCGAGCCGGTGAAGGAGACTTACGGGGTCTTGAAACCGATTGCGGATTACCCGGTCGACTAG
- a CDS encoding FAS1-like dehydratase domain-containing protein: MSFEAWIGRETRATDQLDDGLAARWLATFDLARPHPPIMPQGIHFALCTPQAPTASLGEDGHPARDDSPGSFLPPFPMPRRMWASSKIAFHMPIAIGAVIERTSRIASVSEKEGGSGRLAFVDVEHHTRANGTLAVVETQTLVYREAAAPDAPLSPPLGEARFSPDGWDAHRVLSPDPRLLFRYSALTFNTHRIHYDAPYASDIERYRGLVVHGPLTASLLLQLAADTLGENRLRRFSFRGLSPAIAGEPLHLVMKKGEAGYDLAAFADDGRQVTQASAAI; the protein is encoded by the coding sequence ATGAGCTTCGAGGCGTGGATCGGGCGCGAGACCCGCGCCACGGACCAGCTCGATGACGGGCTGGCGGCGCGCTGGCTCGCGACCTTCGATCTGGCGCGCCCGCATCCGCCGATCATGCCGCAGGGCATCCACTTCGCGCTCTGCACCCCGCAAGCGCCCACCGCCAGCCTTGGCGAGGACGGGCACCCTGCGCGCGACGACAGTCCGGGCAGCTTCCTGCCGCCCTTCCCGATGCCGCGCCGGATGTGGGCCTCGTCCAAGATCGCCTTCCATATGCCGATCGCCATCGGCGCGGTGATCGAGCGCACCAGCCGCATCGCCTCGGTGAGCGAGAAGGAAGGCGGATCGGGTCGCCTCGCGTTTGTCGATGTTGAGCATCACACCCGCGCCAATGGCACGCTGGCGGTCGTCGAAACCCAGACGCTGGTCTATCGCGAGGCCGCCGCACCCGATGCACCGCTTTCGCCGCCGCTCGGCGAAGCACGCTTCTCGCCCGACGGCTGGGACGCCCACCGCGTGCTGTCCCCCGACCCGCGCCTGTTGTTCCGCTACTCTGCGCTGACCTTCAACACCCATCGCATCCATTACGACGCGCCCTATGCGAGCGATATCGAACGCTATCGCGGCCTGGTGGTCCACGGCCCGCTGACCGCGAGCCTGCTGCTGCAACTGGCAGCCGACACGCTGGGCGAGAACCGCCTGCGCCGCTTCAGCTTTCGTGGCCTGTCCCCCGCCATTGCAGGCGAGCCGCTGCATCTGGTGATGAAGAAGGGCGAGGCGGGATATGATCTGGCCGCTTTTGCCGATGACGGGCGGCAGGTCACCCAAGCGAGTGCCGCGATCTAG
- a CDS encoding acetyl-CoA C-acetyltransferase → MTRRAAICTPLRTPVGKFLGGLAGLNAGQLGAVILKALMERSGIDPARVDDVVFSQGYGNGEAPAIGHWSWLAAGLPIEVPGFQLDRRCGSGVQAVATAAMMVETGMADVVVAGGVESMSNVEHYTLAARGGVRMGDMVLHDRLSRGRVMSQPVERFGVITGMIETAENLAKDYGITREEADAFAVRSHQNAARAWAENRFAEQLVPVAIPQRKGDPVIFDHDEGYRTDASMETLGKLAPIDVKRDPAAIVTAGNASQQNDAAAACLVVAEDKLEELGLTPMLWFAGWAAAGCDPSRMGIGPVPAVERLFERRGYSWDDIGLVELNEAFAPQVLAVLKGWGWSADDSRREILNVNGSGISLGHPIGATGGRILADMAHEMHRRGVRYGLETMCIGGGQGIAAVFERAE, encoded by the coding sequence ATGACCAGACGCGCCGCTATCTGCACGCCTTTACGCACCCCGGTGGGCAAGTTCCTCGGCGGGCTTGCAGGGCTGAACGCCGGACAGCTGGGCGCGGTGATCCTCAAGGCGCTGATGGAGCGCAGCGGGATCGATCCTGCGCGCGTCGATGACGTGGTATTCTCGCAAGGCTACGGCAATGGCGAGGCGCCCGCGATCGGCCACTGGAGCTGGCTCGCAGCGGGTCTTCCCATCGAAGTCCCCGGTTTCCAGCTCGATCGGCGCTGCGGCTCTGGCGTGCAGGCGGTGGCAACGGCGGCGATGATGGTCGAAACCGGCATGGCCGACGTGGTCGTGGCGGGCGGCGTGGAGAGCATGTCGAACGTCGAGCACTACACCCTCGCCGCGCGCGGGGGCGTGCGGATGGGCGACATGGTGCTGCATGACCGCCTCAGCCGCGGCCGCGTGATGAGCCAGCCGGTCGAACGCTTCGGGGTCATCACCGGGATGATCGAAACCGCCGAGAACCTTGCCAAGGATTACGGCATCACCCGCGAGGAGGCCGATGCTTTCGCGGTCCGTAGCCACCAGAACGCGGCGCGCGCCTGGGCGGAAAACCGCTTTGCCGAGCAGCTCGTCCCCGTCGCAATCCCGCAGCGGAAGGGCGATCCGGTGATCTTCGATCACGACGAAGGCTATCGCACCGATGCCTCGATGGAGACCTTGGGCAAGCTCGCGCCTATCGATGTGAAGCGCGATCCGGCGGCCATCGTCACCGCAGGCAATGCTAGCCAGCAGAACGATGCGGCAGCCGCGTGCCTTGTGGTCGCGGAGGACAAATTGGAGGAGCTCGGCCTCACCCCGATGCTGTGGTTCGCCGGCTGGGCGGCGGCGGGCTGCGATCCCTCGCGCATGGGCATTGGCCCGGTGCCCGCCGTGGAGCGGCTGTTCGAGCGGCGCGGGTATAGCTGGGACGATATCGGGCTGGTCGAACTCAACGAGGCTTTCGCGCCGCAGGTGCTCGCCGTGCTCAAGGGCTGGGGCTGGTCGGCGGACGACAGCCGCCGCGAGATCCTTAACGTCAACGGATCGGGCATCAGCCTTGGCCATCCCATCGGCGCGACCGGCGGGCGCATCCTTGCCGACATGGCGCACGAGATGCACCGGCGCGGGGTGCGCTACGGGCTGGAGACCATGTGCATCGGCGGCGGTCAGGGCATTGCCGCAGTGTTCGAGCGCGCCGAATGA
- a CDS encoding CoA transferase, translated as MYNLLNDLSIVEVSSFVASPTAGLYCAQMGAEVIRVDHKAGGLDYNRYMLTREGRSLSWENLNRAKKSVALDLQSGEGRELLVELASAVGQCITNLPEQSFLSHAAMQAKRADMISLRVMGWHDGRQAMDFTVNAAAGYPLMTGPEDWDPATAPPVNQVLPAWDFITGAYGAFAMMAALHHRSRTGEGSEVRLPLGDVAIGTMANAGLMAEVLYRGGDRERLGNAIWGAFGRDFRSRDGVRFMVAALTPKQWSGLVKAFGLQEGIAALEAETGVRFADGDTPRFQHRAALFALFQQAADSMDYATLEARMAAETCTFERYRTAYEAANDAQLVANNPLFGPAPANPSGFDYPATRSFANIPGRAPDDPAPAPYLGEHSEEVLSEKLGLSSGAIGKLVDAGTVALSDKDKT; from the coding sequence ATGTATAATCTTCTCAACGATCTGAGCATCGTCGAAGTTTCGAGCTTCGTCGCCTCGCCGACCGCAGGACTTTACTGTGCGCAGATGGGGGCGGAGGTGATCCGCGTCGACCACAAGGCGGGCGGGCTCGATTACAACCGCTACATGCTGACCCGCGAGGGGCGCTCGCTCTCGTGGGAGAACCTCAACCGCGCCAAGAAATCGGTCGCGCTCGATCTGCAATCGGGTGAAGGGCGCGAGTTGCTGGTCGAACTGGCGAGCGCGGTCGGCCAGTGCATCACCAATCTGCCCGAACAGAGCTTCCTCAGCCACGCAGCCATGCAAGCCAAGCGCGCGGACATGATCTCCCTGCGCGTCATGGGCTGGCACGACGGGCGGCAGGCGATGGACTTCACCGTCAACGCCGCCGCCGGATACCCGCTGATGACGGGCCCTGAAGATTGGGACCCGGCAACCGCCCCGCCCGTCAACCAGGTGCTCCCTGCTTGGGATTTCATCACCGGAGCCTATGGCGCCTTCGCGATGATGGCTGCACTCCACCACCGGAGCCGCACGGGCGAGGGCAGTGAAGTGCGCCTGCCGCTGGGCGATGTCGCGATCGGGACGATGGCGAACGCCGGGCTGATGGCCGAAGTGCTCTATCGCGGCGGCGACCGCGAGCGGCTCGGCAATGCTATCTGGGGTGCGTTCGGGCGCGATTTCCGCAGCCGTGACGGCGTGCGCTTCATGGTCGCCGCGCTCACGCCCAAGCAGTGGAGCGGGCTGGTCAAAGCCTTCGGATTGCAGGAGGGCATCGCTGCCCTCGAAGCCGAAACCGGCGTGCGCTTCGCCGATGGCGACACCCCGCGCTTCCAGCACCGTGCGGCGCTGTTCGCGCTGTTCCAGCAGGCGGCAGACAGCATGGATTACGCCACGCTCGAAGCTCGCATGGCGGCGGAGACCTGCACCTTCGAGCGCTATCGCACCGCCTACGAAGCCGCGAATGACGCGCAACTGGTCGCGAACAATCCGCTGTTCGGCCCCGCGCCTGCCAACCCATCGGGCTTTGACTATCCCGCCACTCGCAGCTTCGCGAACATCCCAGGCCGCGCGCCGGACGACCCCGCCCCCGCGCCTTACCTCGGCGAACATTCCGAGGAAGTGCTCAGCGAAAAACTCGGCCTCTCCTCCGGCGCGATCGGCAAGCTGGTCGACGCGGGGACGGTGGCCCTTTCGGACAAGGACAAGACATGA
- a CDS encoding GNAT family N-acetyltransferase: protein MTDIAIRPEQPGDEAAIHDLVKRAFAGKPYADGDEQDVIDRLRADGDLLLSLVAERGGIIVGQITYSPAVLLNGDRDWVVLGPVAVDPAHQGGGVGRALIEAGEAAMRTRGAGGITVLGNPAIYSRFGFVAAAPMWLAGEIGKFLQVKSLGAPVPATEQRYVRAFDPA from the coding sequence ATGACCGACATCGCCATTCGTCCCGAACAACCCGGTGATGAAGCCGCCATCCATGACCTGGTTAAGCGCGCCTTCGCGGGCAAGCCCTACGCCGATGGTGACGAGCAGGACGTGATCGACCGGCTGCGCGCCGACGGCGATCTGCTGCTTTCGCTTGTAGCAGAGCGCGGCGGGATCATCGTTGGTCAGATCACCTATTCGCCAGCGGTCCTGCTCAATGGCGATAGGGACTGGGTGGTGCTTGGCCCGGTCGCGGTAGATCCGGCTCATCAGGGTGGAGGCGTGGGCCGCGCGTTGATCGAAGCGGGCGAAGCGGCGATGCGTACACGCGGTGCAGGGGGTATCACGGTGCTCGGCAACCCGGCGATCTATTCGCGTTTCGGCTTTGTCGCTGCTGCGCCGATGTGGCTGGCGGGCGAGATCGGGAAGTTCTTGCAGGTCAAAAGTCTCGGCGCGCCGGTCCCCGCAACCGAGCAGCGCTATGTCCGCGCCTTCGATCCGGCCTGA
- the ribA gene encoding GTP cyclohydrolase II, with the protein MDALRHGWPLAFAGGPVLLPVETAIAQDAQAERMLISAARAATLKLANQREAAVPHAPVLIAGGEDFTMREALPIADPALDLGNPLKGPFKAVGLDWAETAAAALELARIAGILPAFLVDPVNAGEAVPLAASDLAAYADAGALRIVTRARLPVSASEDAEIVAFRSAADLREHVALIIGKQSGDCQPLVRLHSECLTGDILGSLKCDCGPQLDAALHAMAHEARDNGGWGVLLYMRQEGRGIGLVNKLRAYRLQDQGFDTVEANQRLGLPDEARDFPVAARMLELLGARTIRLLTNNPAKVSALSAAGITVSERVPHQLPENPHNARYLATKRDRSGHLLL; encoded by the coding sequence GTGGATGCGCTGCGCCACGGCTGGCCGTTGGCGTTCGCGGGTGGGCCGGTATTGCTCCCCGTCGAGACCGCCATCGCGCAAGACGCGCAAGCTGAGCGGATGCTGATCTCCGCCGCGCGCGCCGCGACGCTGAAACTCGCCAACCAGCGCGAGGCCGCCGTCCCCCACGCCCCTGTGCTGATCGCGGGCGGCGAGGATTTCACGATGCGCGAAGCGCTACCGATCGCCGATCCGGCGCTCGATCTCGGCAATCCCCTCAAAGGCCCGTTCAAGGCCGTGGGGCTCGACTGGGCCGAGACCGCCGCCGCTGCGCTGGAACTGGCGCGGATTGCCGGCATCCTGCCCGCCTTTCTGGTCGACCCGGTGAACGCGGGCGAGGCAGTACCGCTCGCTGCGTCGGACCTTGCGGCCTATGCGGATGCGGGTGCGCTCAGGATCGTCACCCGCGCGCGCCTGCCCGTTAGCGCGAGCGAGGACGCCGAGATCGTCGCCTTCCGCTCGGCGGCGGACCTGCGCGAACATGTCGCGCTGATCATCGGCAAGCAATCGGGCGACTGCCAGCCGCTGGTGCGGCTCCATTCGGAGTGCCTTACCGGCGACATCCTCGGTAGCCTCAAATGCGACTGCGGCCCGCAACTCGACGCCGCGCTCCACGCGATGGCGCACGAGGCGCGGGACAATGGCGGGTGGGGCGTGCTGCTCTACATGCGGCAGGAAGGGCGCGGGATCGGCCTCGTCAACAAGCTGCGCGCCTATCGCTTGCAGGATCAGGGCTTCGACACGGTCGAGGCGAACCAGCGCTTGGGCCTGCCCGATGAAGCGCGCGACTTTCCGGTGGCAGCACGGATGCTGGAACTGCTGGGAGCACGGACTATCCGACTGCTGACGAACAATCCGGCCAAGGTGAGCGCGCTATCGGCGGCAGGCATTACGGTGAGCGAACGCGTGCCGCACCAGCTCCCCGAAAACCCCCACAACGCGCGCTATCTCGCGACCAAGCGGGACCGGTCAGGGCATCTGCTATTATGA